A window of Methanolobus sediminis contains these coding sequences:
- a CDS encoding helix-turn-helix transcriptional regulator, giving the protein MKTRIKELRARYDMTQEDLANKVGVRRETIGFLEKGKYNPSLKLAYKIAITLETTIDEIFIFDESDLK; this is encoded by the coding sequence ATGAAAACAAGGATCAAGGAACTCCGGGCCAGATATGACATGACTCAGGAAGACCTTGCAAATAAAGTTGGTGTGAGAAGGGAAACCATCGGTTTTCTGGAAAAAGGGAAATATAATCCCTCCCTTAAACTTGCATATAAAATAGCAATAACTCTTGAGACAACAATAGATGAGATTTTCATCTTTGATGAATCCGATCTCAAATGA